Proteins from a genomic interval of Amycolatopsis sp. cg13:
- a CDS encoding long-chain fatty acid--CoA ligase: MTNLASNLSDAAARFPDRPAIRLDSAVLSFADLDDLSAAVAGWLRGHGVRPGDRVAIMLPNVPAFAVLYYGALRAGATVVPMNPLLKSREVRHYLSDSGARIIFAWQAFEPEASAGAAAADATVVVVADDSLAEIALWPRTGDVAVSRDEDTAVLLYTSGTTGTPKGAQLTHANLRANAAVAAALFDAGTEDVIMGCLPLFHAFGQTCALNVAVLAGASLTLIPRFDAAAALKVIERDAVTLFQGVPTMYVAMLQAGRGVADTSTLRLCVSGGAALPAEVLSGFAAEFGAQILEGYGLSETSPVASFNRAGNAKAGSIGLPVDGVEMRIVDLDGNEVAPGEVGEIAIKGHNVMRGYWNRPDATAAAIRDGWFRSGDVGRQDEDGFFFIVDRKKDLIIRGGFNVYPREIEEVLYEHPAVLEAAVIGLPHPTHGEEVAAAVALKPGASATAGELRDYVKERVAAYKYPRHVWLVDELPKGPTGKILKREIQSPDGAR, translated from the coding sequence ATGACTAATCTCGCGAGCAATCTCAGCGATGCAGCGGCGCGGTTTCCGGATCGGCCTGCGATCCGGCTGGACAGCGCCGTGCTCAGCTTCGCCGACCTCGACGACTTGAGCGCGGCGGTGGCCGGTTGGCTGCGCGGCCATGGTGTTCGGCCCGGCGACCGCGTCGCGATCATGCTGCCCAACGTCCCGGCGTTCGCGGTCCTGTACTACGGCGCGCTGCGCGCAGGAGCGACTGTCGTGCCGATGAACCCGCTGCTGAAGTCTCGCGAGGTACGGCACTATCTCAGCGATTCCGGCGCGCGCATCATCTTTGCCTGGCAGGCTTTCGAGCCGGAGGCGTCCGCCGGCGCGGCTGCCGCGGACGCGACGGTCGTCGTTGTCGCCGACGACTCTCTGGCAGAGATCGCGTTGTGGCCCCGAACCGGAGACGTAGCGGTCAGTCGCGACGAGGACACCGCGGTCCTGCTCTACACCTCGGGCACCACCGGCACACCGAAGGGCGCGCAACTGACGCACGCGAACTTGCGGGCGAATGCGGCGGTCGCGGCGGCGCTGTTCGACGCTGGCACCGAGGACGTGATCATGGGCTGTCTGCCGTTGTTCCACGCCTTCGGCCAGACCTGCGCGCTCAACGTCGCGGTGCTCGCAGGAGCGAGCCTGACTTTGATTCCGCGGTTCGACGCGGCAGCCGCGCTGAAGGTCATCGAGCGGGACGCGGTGACGCTGTTCCAAGGCGTGCCCACGATGTACGTGGCGATGCTGCAGGCCGGCCGGGGCGTGGCGGACACCTCGACGCTGCGGCTGTGCGTGTCCGGCGGCGCGGCGTTGCCGGCCGAAGTGCTCAGCGGTTTCGCCGCGGAGTTCGGGGCGCAGATCCTCGAGGGCTACGGCCTGTCGGAGACCTCGCCGGTCGCGTCGTTCAACCGTGCCGGCAACGCGAAAGCCGGTTCGATCGGGCTCCCGGTCGACGGCGTCGAGATGCGGATCGTGGATCTGGACGGCAACGAAGTCGCGCCCGGCGAGGTCGGCGAGATCGCGATCAAGGGCCACAACGTCATGCGCGGCTACTGGAACCGGCCGGACGCGACTGCGGCAGCGATCCGGGACGGCTGGTTCCGCAGCGGCGATGTCGGCCGCCAGGACGAGGACGGGTTCTTCTTCATCGTGGACCGCAAGAAGGACCTCATCATCCGCGGCGGCTTCAATGTCTACCCGCGCGAGATCGAAGAAGTCCTCTACGAGCATCCCGCCGTGCTGGAGGCTGCGGTGATCGGGCTCCCGCATCCGACGCACGGCGAGGAGGTCGCCGCTGCGGTGGCGCTCAAACCGGGCGCTTCGGCGACTGCCGGCGAGTTGCGCGACTACGTGAAGGAACGGGTCGCGGCGTACAAGTATCCGCGACACGTGTGGCTGGTGGACGAGTTGCCCAAGGGGCCGACCGGGAAAATCCTCAAGCGGGAGATCCAGTCCCCGGACGGTGCGCGATGA